From a single Fulvivirga ulvae genomic region:
- a CDS encoding transglutaminase-like domain-containing protein, producing MTEKIQEEYLKPGVYINSNHPDVIRFARENTTDYDTINDKIKALYHAVRDGFRYDPYQLDFTTEAIKASHIVGRDYGYCIEKSCLFAAGARVLGVPSRMGFANVKNHIGTAKLEEVLKTNLLVFHGYAEVWLNGGWVKVTPVFNKSLCDKLNVEPLEFDGQEHAVFQQFSKSGGKFMEYVHDYGSFSDIPYEMLIDELVKHYPHLAKVIIDQRSINLNTAGELIKSLYLS from the coding sequence ATGACAGAAAAGATACAGGAAGAATATCTTAAACCCGGAGTTTATATCAATTCCAACCATCCCGATGTAATTCGCTTTGCCAGGGAAAATACTACAGACTATGATACTATTAATGATAAAATAAAAGCCCTCTATCATGCTGTGAGGGATGGCTTCAGGTATGATCCTTACCAGCTCGATTTCACTACGGAAGCCATAAAAGCGAGTCATATAGTTGGCCGTGATTATGGCTATTGTATAGAGAAGAGCTGCCTGTTTGCCGCAGGAGCACGAGTATTAGGTGTACCGTCAAGAATGGGTTTTGCCAATGTGAAAAACCATATTGGTACTGCCAAGCTTGAAGAGGTACTCAAAACAAACCTGCTGGTATTTCATGGCTATGCGGAAGTGTGGCTAAATGGTGGTTGGGTTAAAGTGACGCCTGTATTCAATAAGAGTCTTTGCGACAAGCTAAATGTAGAACCCCTGGAATTTGATGGTCAGGAGCATGCCGTATTCCAACAATTTAGCAAATCTGGGGGCAAGTTTATGGAGTATGTCCATGATTACGGCAGCTTCAGTGATATTCCCTATGAAATGCTGATTGATGAGCTCGTAAAGCATTATCCTCATCTGGCAAAAGTCATTATTGATCAGCGTTCGATAAATCTTAATACCGCCGGGGAGCTAATCAAATCTTTGTATCTATCCTGA